From the genome of Populus alba chromosome 10, ASM523922v2, whole genome shotgun sequence, one region includes:
- the LOC118057316 gene encoding DEAD-box ATP-dependent RNA helicase 3, chloroplastic isoform X2: MASTSTVIGVSSIFHSKTTTSCRRAAAATTTTAANLSSAMPLSSSSASLLSEKPPHFNSLIAKTQLSFKHGLIINNNSTFTPPSAIATPNSILSEEAFKGLDGFSDFEADADTDDAVDYDSSETEPSNNTSEVELDISKLGLPHRLVQTLQNRGITHLFPIQRAVLIPTLEGRDLIARAKTGTGKTLAFGIPIIKRLTEDAELRGSQRRTGRLPKVLVLAPTRELAKQVEKEIKESAPYLSTVCVYGGVSYATQQNALSRGVDVVVGTPGRIIDLLKGKSLKLGEVEYLVLDEADQMLSFGFEEDVEVILESLPSKRQSMLFSATMPTWVKKLARKYLDNPLQIDLVGDQEEKLAEGIKLYAVSTTATSKRTILSDLVTVYAKGGKTIIFTRTKRDADEVSMALTQSIASEALHGDISQHQRERTLNGFRQGKFTVLVATDVASRGLDIPNVDLIIHYELPNDPETFVHRSGRTGRAGKEGTAILMFTNSQRRTVRSLERDAGCKFEFVSPPAIEELLESSTEQVVATLNGVHPESVEFFTPTAQKLIEEQGTSALAAALAHLSGFSQPPSSRSLISHEQGWTTLQLTRDPTYSRGFLSARSVTGFLSDVYPAAADEIGKIHLIADERVQGAVFDLPEEIAKELLNKQLPPGNTIEKITKLPALQDDGPPSDFYGRFSSRDRPARGGPRGQRGGFRSSPGRGSGRYSDDEGTFRRGGRSNSNENSRSWMSRSSGDDWLIGGRRSSRPSSRDRSFGGSCFNCGRSGHRASECPNKADF; the protein is encoded by the exons atggCTTCTACTTCTACTGTAATTGGGGTTTCTTCTATCTTCCATTCAAAGACCACTACTAGTTGTAGAAGAGCAGCAGCAGCGACAACAACAACAGCCGCAAATTTGTCATCAGCTATGCCACTTTCTTCTTCGTCTGCTTCTCTTTTGTCTGAAAAGCCTCCCCACTTCAATTCTTTGATAGCCAAAACACAACTTAGCTTTAAACACGGCCTTATTATTAATAACAACAGCACCTTCACTCCACCTAGTGCTATCGCTACCCCCAATTCCATCCTCAGCGAAGAGGCCTTCAAAGGGCTAGATGGGTTTTCTGATTTTGAAGCTGATGCTGATACCGACGATGCTGTCGATTACGACTCTTCTGAAACTGAGCCAAGCAACAATACTAGTGAGGTTGAacttgacatttctaaattggGTTTGCCTCACCGCCTTGTCCAAACCCTCCAGAATCGAGGAATCACTCACCTTTTCCCCATTCAA AGAGCTGTTTTAATTCCGACTCTGGAAGGACGAGATCTCATTGCTCGTGCCAAGACTGGGACTGGCAAGACATTAGCCTTCGGCATTCCAATCATTAAACGCCTTACTGAAGATGCTGAACTAAGAGGTTCCCAAAG GCGAACTGGTAGGCTTCCTAAAGTTTTGGTCTTAGCACCAACTCGGGAGCTAGCAAAGCAAGTAGAGAAAGAAATTAAGGAGTCTGCACCTTATTTGAGCACTGTTTGTGTCTATGGAGGGGTTTCCTATGCCACACAACAAAATGCTCTTTCTCGTGGGGTTGATGTTGTGGTTGGAACACCAGGTCGAATCATCGACCTACTGAAAGGTAAAAGCCTCAAATTGGGAGAAGTTGAATATTTGGTTCTCGATGAGGCTGATCAAATGCTTTCATTTGGATTTGAGGAGGATGTGGAAGTTATTTTAGAAAGTCTACCATCAAAGCGCCAGAGCATGCTTTTCTCTGCAACTATGCCTACCTGGGTTAAAAAATTAGCAAGGAAATATTTGGACAATCCTTTGCAAATTGATTTG GTCGGGGACCAAGAAGAAAAGCTGGCAGAAGGAATCAAACTTTATGCAGTATCAACCACAGCAACATCAAAGCGAACCATTCTCAGTGACCTTGTAACG GTCTATGCAAAGGGCGGGAAGACTATTATCTTTACTCGGACCAAACGAGATGCTGATGAAGTATCCATGGCGTTAACACAGAGTATAGCTTCTGAGGCATTGCACGGAGATATATCTCAGCATCAGAGGGAGAGAACTTTGAATGGTTTTCGACAGGGAAAGTTCACTGTGCTTGTTGCCACGGACGTTGCATCTCGTGGGCTTGATATCCCGAATGTTGATTTG ATTATCCACTATGAACTTCCTAATGATCCAGAAACTTTCGTGCATCGCTCTGGTCGTACTGGACGTGCAGGGAAGGAAGGTACTGCCATTTTGATGTTCACTAACAGTCAAAGGAGAACCGTCAGATCCCTAGAGCGTGATGCGGGATGCAAGTTTGAGTTTGTTAGTCCACCAGCTATTGAAGAGCTTTTGGAGTCATCAACTGAGCAAGTTGTTGCTACCCTAAATGGAGTTCATCCTGAGTCTGTAGAGTTTTTCACACCAACTGCCCAGAAATTGATTGAGGAACAAGGAACAAGCGCTCTTGCTGCTGCACTAGCACATTTGAGTGGATTTTCTCAGCCTCCTTCATCCCGGTCGCTCATTAGCCATGAACAA GGATGGACAACGTTGCAGTTGACTCGGGATCCAACCTATTCTAGAGGGTTTCTATCTGCTAGATCTGTTACTGGATTTCTTTCTGATGTTTATCCTGCAGCAGctgatgaaattggaaaaatacATCTAATTGCGGATGAAAGG GTTCAAGGAGCTGTTTTTGATCTTCCAGAGGAGATTGCAAAAGAATTGTTGAATAAGCAACTACCACCTGGAAACACTATTGAAAAGATCACCAAG CTGCCTGCATTGCAAGATGATGGTCCTCCAAGTGATTTTTATGGAAGGTTTTCTAGTAGGGATCGTCCTGCTAGGGGGGGTCCTAGGGGCCAGAGAGGTGGTTTTAGATCGTCCCCTGGTCGGGGAAGCGGTAGATATTCTGATGATGAAGGCACGTTTAGGCGCGGTGGTCGAAGTAACAGTAATGAGAATAGTAGGTCCTGGATGTCGAGAAGCAGTGGAGATGATTGGCTGATCGGTGGTAGAAGATCAAGCAGGCCATCATCTCGGGATAG AAGCTTTGGAGGCTCTTGTTTTAATTGTGGGCGGTCGGGGCACAGAGCATCAGAATGCCCAAACAAGGCAGATTTTTAG
- the LOC118057316 gene encoding DEAD-box ATP-dependent RNA helicase 3, chloroplastic isoform X1, whose product MASTSTVIGVSSIFHSKTTTSCRRAAAATTTTAANLSSAMPLSSSSASLLSEKPPHFNSLIAKTQLSFKHGLIINNNSTFTPPSAIATPNSILSEEAFKGLDGFSDFEADADTDDAVDYDSSETEPSNNTSEVELDISKLGLPHRLVQTLQNRGITHLFPIQRAVLIPTLEGRDLIARAKTGTGKTLAFGIPIIKRLTEDAELRGSQRRTGRLPKVLVLAPTRELAKQVEKEIKESAPYLSTVCVYGGVSYATQQNALSRGVDVVVGTPGRIIDLLKGKSLKLGEVEYLVLDEADQMLSFGFEEDVEVILESLPSKRQSMLFSATMPTWVKKLARKYLDNPLQIDLVGDQEEKLAEGIKLYAVSTTATSKRTILSDLVTVYAKGGKTIIFTRTKRDADEVSMALTQSIASEALHGDISQHQRERTLNGFRQGKFTVLVATDVASRGLDIPNVDLIIHYELPNDPETFVHRSGRTGRAGKEGTAILMFTNSQRRTVRSLERDAGCKFEFVSPPAIEELLESSTEQVVATLNGVHPESVEFFTPTAQKLIEEQGTSALAAALAHLSGFSQPPSSRSLISHEQGWTTLQLTRDPTYSRGFLSARSVTGFLSDVYPAAADEIGKIHLIADERVQGAVFDLPEEIAKELLNKQLPPGNTIEKITKLPALQDDGPPSDFYGRFSSRDRPARGGPRGQRGGFRSSPGRGSGRYSDDEGTFRRGGRSNSNENSRSWMSRSSGDDWLIGGRRSSRPSSRDSRSFGGSCFNCGRSGHRASECPNKADF is encoded by the exons atggCTTCTACTTCTACTGTAATTGGGGTTTCTTCTATCTTCCATTCAAAGACCACTACTAGTTGTAGAAGAGCAGCAGCAGCGACAACAACAACAGCCGCAAATTTGTCATCAGCTATGCCACTTTCTTCTTCGTCTGCTTCTCTTTTGTCTGAAAAGCCTCCCCACTTCAATTCTTTGATAGCCAAAACACAACTTAGCTTTAAACACGGCCTTATTATTAATAACAACAGCACCTTCACTCCACCTAGTGCTATCGCTACCCCCAATTCCATCCTCAGCGAAGAGGCCTTCAAAGGGCTAGATGGGTTTTCTGATTTTGAAGCTGATGCTGATACCGACGATGCTGTCGATTACGACTCTTCTGAAACTGAGCCAAGCAACAATACTAGTGAGGTTGAacttgacatttctaaattggGTTTGCCTCACCGCCTTGTCCAAACCCTCCAGAATCGAGGAATCACTCACCTTTTCCCCATTCAA AGAGCTGTTTTAATTCCGACTCTGGAAGGACGAGATCTCATTGCTCGTGCCAAGACTGGGACTGGCAAGACATTAGCCTTCGGCATTCCAATCATTAAACGCCTTACTGAAGATGCTGAACTAAGAGGTTCCCAAAG GCGAACTGGTAGGCTTCCTAAAGTTTTGGTCTTAGCACCAACTCGGGAGCTAGCAAAGCAAGTAGAGAAAGAAATTAAGGAGTCTGCACCTTATTTGAGCACTGTTTGTGTCTATGGAGGGGTTTCCTATGCCACACAACAAAATGCTCTTTCTCGTGGGGTTGATGTTGTGGTTGGAACACCAGGTCGAATCATCGACCTACTGAAAGGTAAAAGCCTCAAATTGGGAGAAGTTGAATATTTGGTTCTCGATGAGGCTGATCAAATGCTTTCATTTGGATTTGAGGAGGATGTGGAAGTTATTTTAGAAAGTCTACCATCAAAGCGCCAGAGCATGCTTTTCTCTGCAACTATGCCTACCTGGGTTAAAAAATTAGCAAGGAAATATTTGGACAATCCTTTGCAAATTGATTTG GTCGGGGACCAAGAAGAAAAGCTGGCAGAAGGAATCAAACTTTATGCAGTATCAACCACAGCAACATCAAAGCGAACCATTCTCAGTGACCTTGTAACG GTCTATGCAAAGGGCGGGAAGACTATTATCTTTACTCGGACCAAACGAGATGCTGATGAAGTATCCATGGCGTTAACACAGAGTATAGCTTCTGAGGCATTGCACGGAGATATATCTCAGCATCAGAGGGAGAGAACTTTGAATGGTTTTCGACAGGGAAAGTTCACTGTGCTTGTTGCCACGGACGTTGCATCTCGTGGGCTTGATATCCCGAATGTTGATTTG ATTATCCACTATGAACTTCCTAATGATCCAGAAACTTTCGTGCATCGCTCTGGTCGTACTGGACGTGCAGGGAAGGAAGGTACTGCCATTTTGATGTTCACTAACAGTCAAAGGAGAACCGTCAGATCCCTAGAGCGTGATGCGGGATGCAAGTTTGAGTTTGTTAGTCCACCAGCTATTGAAGAGCTTTTGGAGTCATCAACTGAGCAAGTTGTTGCTACCCTAAATGGAGTTCATCCTGAGTCTGTAGAGTTTTTCACACCAACTGCCCAGAAATTGATTGAGGAACAAGGAACAAGCGCTCTTGCTGCTGCACTAGCACATTTGAGTGGATTTTCTCAGCCTCCTTCATCCCGGTCGCTCATTAGCCATGAACAA GGATGGACAACGTTGCAGTTGACTCGGGATCCAACCTATTCTAGAGGGTTTCTATCTGCTAGATCTGTTACTGGATTTCTTTCTGATGTTTATCCTGCAGCAGctgatgaaattggaaaaatacATCTAATTGCGGATGAAAGG GTTCAAGGAGCTGTTTTTGATCTTCCAGAGGAGATTGCAAAAGAATTGTTGAATAAGCAACTACCACCTGGAAACACTATTGAAAAGATCACCAAG CTGCCTGCATTGCAAGATGATGGTCCTCCAAGTGATTTTTATGGAAGGTTTTCTAGTAGGGATCGTCCTGCTAGGGGGGGTCCTAGGGGCCAGAGAGGTGGTTTTAGATCGTCCCCTGGTCGGGGAAGCGGTAGATATTCTGATGATGAAGGCACGTTTAGGCGCGGTGGTCGAAGTAACAGTAATGAGAATAGTAGGTCCTGGATGTCGAGAAGCAGTGGAGATGATTGGCTGATCGGTGGTAGAAGATCAAGCAGGCCATCATCTCGGGATAG CAGAAGCTTTGGAGGCTCTTGTTTTAATTGTGGGCGGTCGGGGCACAGAGCATCAGAATGCCCAAACAAGGCAGATTTTTAG